A genomic window from Vigna radiata var. radiata cultivar VC1973A chromosome 2, Vradiata_ver6, whole genome shotgun sequence includes:
- the LOC106756063 gene encoding CTD small phosphatase-like protein 2 isoform X2, translating to MDSGTSNLCLENDAVDGVSLDFMGCNNEAAHLESGTIFSPGFHLSKNPGGKVVDRVDFIKIFQNEDHKRISPCQEIKSLQEDTVDGPGSQDFDTAMEIDMNNASNYSNSGSCGNQMHASGTEKVNGCNSDFDGNGLSMEVSAIYLAMKNSKLECVDEHGQDPMSSEICTEEDEFEDFDDFDPYLFIKTLPDLSSVVPTFRRLLLPKQTRSCPSTTLVLDLDETLVHSTLEPCEDVDFTFPINFNCEEHIVYVRCRPHLKDFLERVSGLFEIIIFTASQSIYAEQLLNVLDPKRKIFRHRVYRESCVYVEGNYLKDLTVLGRDLAHVIIIDNSPQAFGFQVDNGIPIESWFEDRSDRELLSLLPFLESLVGVEDVRPLIAKKFNLRGKIAAAVHPLNTNRRDFLSE from the exons ATGGACAGTGGGACTTCCAATCTTTGTCTGGAAAATGATGCAGTTGATGGTGTTTCACTGGATTTTATG GGTTGTAACAATGAAGCTGCGCATCTTGAGTCTGGAACTATATTTTCTCCTGGGTTTCACTTATCCAAAAATCCTGGAGGAAAAGTTGTTGATAGAG ttgattttatcaaaatttttcaGAACGAAGACCACAAGAGAATTTCTCCATGCCAAGAAATAAAATCACTACAGGAAGATACAGTAGATGGTCCTGGCAGTCAAGACTTTGACACTGCAATGGAAATAGACATGAACAATGCATCCAACTACTCTAATTCAGGGAGCTGTGGCAATCAGATGCATGCTTCAGGCACAGAAAAGGTGAATGGTTGCAATTCTGATTTTGATGGAAATGGTCTTTCCATGGAAGTTTCTGCCATATATCTTGCCATGAAAAACTCAAAGCTAGAATGTGTTGACGAGCATGGTCAGGATCCCATGTCCTCTGAAATATGCACAGAGGAGGATGAGTTCGAGGACTTTGATGATTTTGACCCATACTTATTCATAAAGACCTTACCGGACCTGTCATCAGTGGTTCCAACTTTTAGACGATTGTTGTTACCTAAGCAGACACGTAGTTGCCCTTCTACTACCCTTGTTCTGGATTTGGatg AAACTTTGGTGCATTCTACACTGGAACCATGTGAGGATGTTGACTTCACTTTTCCTATTAATTTCAATTGTGAGGAGCACATTGTCTATGTACGCTGCCGCCCTCATCTGAAAGATTTCCTTGAGAGAGTTTCTGGACTTTTCgagattattatatttacagCCAGTCAAAGTATTTATGCTGAGCAACTTCTAAACGTTCTTGATCCAAAGCGGAAGATATTTCGCCACCGTGTATACCGTGAGTCCTGTGTTTATGTCGAGGGAAATTATCTCAAAGATTTAACAGTGCTGGGTCGTGATTTGGCACACGTTATAATAATTGACAATTCCCCACAG GCATTTGGATTCCAGGTGGATAATGGAATACCTATTGAGAGTTGGTTTGAAGATCGTTCAGATCGAGAATTGCTTTCATTACTGCCGTTTTTGGAGAGCTTGGTTGGTGTTGAAGATGTCCGGCCACTAATTGCAAAGAAATTCAACCTGCGGGGGAAAATTGCAGCAGCCGTGCATCCTCTAAACACAAATAGAAGAGATTTCTTATCAGAATGA
- the LOC106756063 gene encoding CTD small phosphatase-like protein 2 isoform X1, translating to MQTKKKTSRRNASQERGSPKVSRSQRKVSENGRAAQKKVTDLITSSARKNKSFSTLENKAREPVPSTDLNYEYQFMDSGTSNLCLENDAVDGVSLDFMGCNNEAAHLESGTIFSPGFHLSKNPGGKVVDRVDFIKIFQNEDHKRISPCQEIKSLQEDTVDGPGSQDFDTAMEIDMNNASNYSNSGSCGNQMHASGTEKVNGCNSDFDGNGLSMEVSAIYLAMKNSKLECVDEHGQDPMSSEICTEEDEFEDFDDFDPYLFIKTLPDLSSVVPTFRRLLLPKQTRSCPSTTLVLDLDETLVHSTLEPCEDVDFTFPINFNCEEHIVYVRCRPHLKDFLERVSGLFEIIIFTASQSIYAEQLLNVLDPKRKIFRHRVYRESCVYVEGNYLKDLTVLGRDLAHVIIIDNSPQAFGFQVDNGIPIESWFEDRSDRELLSLLPFLESLVGVEDVRPLIAKKFNLRGKIAAAVHPLNTNRRDFLSE from the exons ATgcaaactaagaaaaaaacttCTAGGCGAAATGCCAGTCAAGAACGTGGCAGTCCTAAGGTTTCAAGATCACAGAGGAAGGTCTCTGAAAATGGAAGAGCTGCTCAAAAGAAAGTGACAGACCTAATTACGTCATCTGCTAGAAAGAATAAATCTT TTAGCACTCTCGAGAATAAAGCTAGAGAGCCTGTTCCATCAACAGATTTGAATTATGAATACCAGTTTATGGACAGTGGGACTTCCAATCTTTGTCTGGAAAATGATGCAGTTGATGGTGTTTCACTGGATTTTATG GGTTGTAACAATGAAGCTGCGCATCTTGAGTCTGGAACTATATTTTCTCCTGGGTTTCACTTATCCAAAAATCCTGGAGGAAAAGTTGTTGATAGAG ttgattttatcaaaatttttcaGAACGAAGACCACAAGAGAATTTCTCCATGCCAAGAAATAAAATCACTACAGGAAGATACAGTAGATGGTCCTGGCAGTCAAGACTTTGACACTGCAATGGAAATAGACATGAACAATGCATCCAACTACTCTAATTCAGGGAGCTGTGGCAATCAGATGCATGCTTCAGGCACAGAAAAGGTGAATGGTTGCAATTCTGATTTTGATGGAAATGGTCTTTCCATGGAAGTTTCTGCCATATATCTTGCCATGAAAAACTCAAAGCTAGAATGTGTTGACGAGCATGGTCAGGATCCCATGTCCTCTGAAATATGCACAGAGGAGGATGAGTTCGAGGACTTTGATGATTTTGACCCATACTTATTCATAAAGACCTTACCGGACCTGTCATCAGTGGTTCCAACTTTTAGACGATTGTTGTTACCTAAGCAGACACGTAGTTGCCCTTCTACTACCCTTGTTCTGGATTTGGatg AAACTTTGGTGCATTCTACACTGGAACCATGTGAGGATGTTGACTTCACTTTTCCTATTAATTTCAATTGTGAGGAGCACATTGTCTATGTACGCTGCCGCCCTCATCTGAAAGATTTCCTTGAGAGAGTTTCTGGACTTTTCgagattattatatttacagCCAGTCAAAGTATTTATGCTGAGCAACTTCTAAACGTTCTTGATCCAAAGCGGAAGATATTTCGCCACCGTGTATACCGTGAGTCCTGTGTTTATGTCGAGGGAAATTATCTCAAAGATTTAACAGTGCTGGGTCGTGATTTGGCACACGTTATAATAATTGACAATTCCCCACAG GCATTTGGATTCCAGGTGGATAATGGAATACCTATTGAGAGTTGGTTTGAAGATCGTTCAGATCGAGAATTGCTTTCATTACTGCCGTTTTTGGAGAGCTTGGTTGGTGTTGAAGATGTCCGGCCACTAATTGCAAAGAAATTCAACCTGCGGGGGAAAATTGCAGCAGCCGTGCATCCTCTAAACACAAATAGAAGAGATTTCTTATCAGAATGA
- the LOC106756065 gene encoding REF/SRPP-like protein At1g67360, with the protein MAKTELEVTIDRKNKDLKHLGFVRIAAIQTFVFVSNLYEYAKQNSGPLRSPVGTVENTVTTVLGPVCNKFKGFPDDVLVFVDKKVDEATQKFDEHAPPVAKHLANIAKSLIQKVANEAGKVAGEAQSGGPRAAVHYVATESKHFVLINSVKLWNGLNHYPPFHALAEMAVPTAAHWSEKYNHVIKGMTQKGYCFIGYLPLIPIDEIAKAFKQCQGNLKGDDAAYVEKSSESSSDSD; encoded by the exons ATGGCCAAGACCGAG TTGGAGGTAACGATTGACAGGAAGAACAAAGACCTAAAGCACCTGGGGTTTGTGAGGATTGCTGCTATTCAAACCTTTGTGTTTGTGTCAAATCTGTATGAGTACGCAAAGCAAAATTCTGGGCCTTTGAGATCTCCTGTTGGAACGGTGGAAAACACTGTAACCACCGTTCTTGGTCCAGTATGCAACAAGTTCAAGGGCTTCCCTGATGATGTCCTGGTTTTCGTTGAcaaaaag GTGGATGAAGCTACACAGAAGTTCGATGAGCATGCTCCTCCTGTTGCTAAGCACCTCGCGAATATAGCCAAAAGTTTGATTCAGAAAGTGGCAAACGAGGCAGGGAAAGTTGCTGGTGAAGCTCAATCCGGGGGGCCAAGAGCAGCTGTGCATTATGTGGCTACAGAGTCAAAGCATTTTGTGTTGATAAATTCAGTTAAGTTGTGGAATGGACTCAACCACTATCCACCATTCCATGCATTGGCAGAGATGGCAGTTCCCACTGCTGCTCACTGGTCAGAGAAGTACAACCATGTGATCAAGGGCATGACTCAAAAGGGTTACTGTTTCATTGGGTATCTACCGTTGATTCCCATTGATGAGATTGCGAAAGCATTTAAACAGTGTCAGGGGAACTTGAAAGGAGATGATGCAGCCTATGTTGAAAAGAGCTCAGAATCATCATCTGATTCTGATTAA
- the LOC106756066 gene encoding meiosis-specific protein ASY1, protein MVVAQKVKEAEITEQDSLLLTRNLLRIAIFNISYIRGLFPEKYFNDKSVPALEMKIKKLMPLDAESRRLIDWMEKGVYDALQKKYLKTLLFCVCEAVDGPMIEEYAFSFSYSDSDNQEVSMDINRTGNKKNRGAFKCNSNTEITPQQMRSSACKMIRTLVQLMRTLEKMPDERTILMKLLYYDDVTPADYEPPFFRDCTGEEAYHPWEKNPLKMEVGNVNSKHFVLALKVKSVLDPCEDDNEGIPDDMSNGDDSMQQNEYYDTDSEVDLTQGNRYVVAPIDKQQEQEDNGTIDEDNTQDPVEDEQQRVRVKEWINCCHRDTIELTDVLSNFPDISVVLTEEIMDKFVEEGVVSKIGKESYAINKDKNLEYEFAIVKEEIDGQLPKVFDRALPVEDRLYMKALYHALPMTHVSISKLQSLLEGEVNQTAARKIIDKMVRDGFVEPKGSKRLGKRVIHSELTERKFIEVQKALSATEAMDVDHCEPNSKSKLTDFRLNGNNHDVSTCGVLHSIGSDLTRMKVTSETNYTDSGNGQKATKAKEPGNTPISRPVISRESFAIGKENGRTHGIANQGDEGDTIICSKSSQEKRSRKTSAVKEPIHQNIKRQRSEVL, encoded by the exons ATG GTCGTTGCGCAGAAAGTCAAGGAAGCTGAAATCACCGAGCAGGATTCACTTCTTCTC ACGAGGAATCTGCTTCGAATTGCCATATTCAATATCAGTTATATCAGAGGACTATTTCCTGAGAAGTATTTCAATGATAAGTCTGTTCCTGCTTTAG agatgaagataaaaaaactgATGCCGTTGGATGCCGAGTCTCGTAGACTAATTGATTGGATGGAGAAAG GCGTCTACGATGCCTTACAGAAGAAATATCTGAAGACGCTTCTGTTCTGTGTGTGCGAAGCAGTGGACGGACCAATGATTGAGGAATATGCAT TTTCCTTCAGCTATTCCGACTCTGACAACCAAGAGGTTTCAATGGACATCAACCGTACTGGAAACAAAAAAAACCGGGGGGCCTTCAAGTGTAATTCGAATACAGAAATTACTCCCCAACAGATGAG GAGTTCTGCGTGTAAAATGATCCGTACTCTGGTTCAGTTGATGAGAACTCTGGAGAAAATGCCAGATGAG CGTACCATCCTGATGAAGCTCCTCTACTACGATGATGTGACg CCTGCTGATTATGAGCCTCCTTTCTTCCGGGACTGCACAGGTGAAGAAGCTTATCATCCATGGGAGAAAAATCCGTTGAAAATGGAGGTTGGGAATGTAAACAGCAAGCACTTCGTATTAGCTCTTAAG GTGAAGAGTGTACTCGACCCTTGTGAAGATGATAACGAAGGAATCCCGGACGATATGAGCAATGGCGATGATTCAATGCAACAGAATGAGTATTATGATACTGACAGTGAG GTTGATCTTACTCAAGGGAATCGATATGTAGTTGCTCCAATAG ATAAGCAGCAAGAACAGGAAGACAATGGCACGATTGATGAAG ACAATACACAGGATCCGGTGGAAGATGAGCAACAGCGGGTCCGGGTCAAGGAGTGGATCAACTGTTGCCACCGTGACACCATTGAACTTACTGATGTTCTATCGAATTTTCCAGACATCTCCGTG GTTCTAACTGAAG AGATCATGGATAAGTTTGTTGAGGAAGGTGTGGTGTCGAAGATAGGGAAGGAATCCTACGCCATTAACAAGGACAAG AACCTTGAATATGAGTTCGCCATTGTGAAAGAAGAAATCGACGGTCAGCTTCCTAAAGTTTTTGACAGAGCTTTGCCAGTTGAAGATCGCTTATACATGaaa GCTCTCTATCATGCTCTTCCGATGACGCACGTGTCAATCAGTAAGCTTCAAAGTTTGCTTGAGGGAGAAGTAAACCAGACGGCAGCTCGAAAGATAATTGATAAAATGGTGCGGGATGGGTTTGTCGAACCCAAAGGCAGCAAAAGATTAG GGAAACGTGTTATCCATTCTGAGTTGACTGAAAGGAAATTCATTGAAGTCCAGAAAGCTCTAAGTGCTACGGAAGCTATG GATGTCGATCACTGTGAACCAAATAGCAAGTCCAAATTAACTGATTTTCGTTTAAATG GAAACAACCATGACGTGTCTACATGTGGGGTTCTTCACTCCATTGGATCAGATCTAACCCGAATGAAAGTGACATCTGAGACAAACTATACTGACTCCGGGAATGGACAGAAAGCAACAAAGGCAAAAGAGCCCGGAAACACCCCCATAAGCAGG CCAGTTATTTCAAGAGAGAGTTTCGCGATAGGcaaagagaatggaagaacaCACGGAATTGCAAATCAAGGGGACGAAGGTGATACAATTATATGCAGTAAGTCTTCCCAAGAGAAACGGTCAAGGAAAACTAGCGCG GTGAAGGAGCCTATCCATCAAAATATAAAGCGACAGAGATCCGAGGTCCTGTGA